From a single Cytophagales bacterium WSM2-2 genomic region:
- the fusA gene encoding elongation factor G: MARDLKFTRNIGIAAHIDAGKTTTTERILYYAGVNHKIGEVHDGAATMDWMAQEQERGITITSAATTVFWKYRKNDYHVNIIDTPGHVDFTVEVNRSLRVLDGLVFLFSAVDGVEPQSETNWRLADNYKVARIGFVNKMDRSGADFLGVCKQVKEKLGSKAVALQLPIGAEDNFKGVVDLINNRGMIWNESDKGMTYEVIPVPADMVAEAAEYREKLLEAVAEYDETLIEKFFNDPNSITEAEILTALRKAVIDMKIVPMVCGSSFKNKGVQTMLDYVMELLPSPMDKDVIIGTNPDTEAEVEIRPSETEPFVGLAFKIATDPFVGRLCFVRAYSGVLESGSYIQNTRSGQKERISRVFQMHANKQNQIERLQCGDIGAVVGFKDIKTGDTLCDEKRPVVLESMVFPEPVIGYAIEPKKQADADKLGMAISKLVEEDPTLRVNTDQETGQTILRGMGELHLEIIIDRLKREFKVEINQGAPQVAYKEALTKSVEHKEVYKKQTGGRGKFADILFEIGPRELGPEDKPGLEFENDIVGGVIPREFIPAIQKGFEQSMVNGPLAGYPIDSMKVRLFHGSYHDVDSDSLSFELAARIGFKEAAAKCGPQLLEPIMAVEVISPDEYTGSVTGDLNRRRGLMKGMDTRGGAQVIKADVPLSELFGYVTDLRTITSGRASASLTFSHYSPVPRNLAEKVIEEVKGAALAK, from the coding sequence ATGGCCAGAGACCTTAAATTCACAAGAAATATTGGTATTGCCGCTCACATTGATGCGGGTAAGACTACTACGACTGAACGTATTCTTTACTATGCCGGTGTGAACCACAAAATCGGTGAGGTGCACGATGGTGCCGCAACGATGGACTGGATGGCACAAGAGCAGGAGCGTGGTATTACCATTACTTCAGCAGCGACAACCGTTTTCTGGAAATACAGAAAGAACGACTATCACGTAAACATTATTGATACACCAGGACACGTTGACTTTACGGTTGAAGTGAACCGCTCTTTGCGTGTACTTGATGGACTCGTGTTTTTGTTTAGTGCGGTGGATGGAGTTGAGCCTCAGTCAGAAACTAACTGGCGCCTGGCTGACAACTATAAAGTGGCACGTATCGGTTTCGTTAATAAAATGGACCGCTCTGGCGCTGACTTCCTTGGCGTTTGCAAGCAGGTAAAAGAAAAATTAGGCAGCAAAGCAGTTGCATTGCAATTGCCGATTGGAGCCGAAGATAATTTCAAAGGTGTTGTTGATTTGATTAACAACCGGGGTATGATCTGGAATGAAAGCGATAAGGGTATGACCTACGAAGTCATTCCTGTCCCCGCTGACATGGTAGCAGAAGCCGCAGAATATCGCGAGAAACTTCTGGAAGCTGTTGCGGAATATGATGAGACCTTGATCGAAAAATTCTTTAACGATCCTAACTCAATTACAGAAGCTGAAATCCTGACTGCACTTCGCAAGGCAGTTATCGATATGAAGATCGTTCCAATGGTGTGCGGTTCTTCATTCAAGAATAAGGGTGTTCAGACCATGTTGGATTATGTGATGGAGTTGCTCCCTTCTCCTATGGATAAGGATGTGATTATCGGAACAAATCCTGACACTGAAGCCGAAGTTGAAATTCGTCCTAGCGAAACCGAACCTTTTGTTGGTCTTGCGTTCAAGATCGCAACAGATCCTTTCGTAGGCCGTCTTTGTTTCGTGCGCGCATATTCTGGTGTACTTGAGTCAGGTTCCTATATCCAGAACACACGTTCTGGCCAGAAAGAACGTATATCACGTGTATTCCAAATGCACGCAAACAAGCAAAACCAAATCGAGAGACTGCAGTGCGGTGACATTGGTGCGGTGGTGGGTTTCAAAGACATTAAGACCGGTGATACCCTGTGTGATGAAAAACGCCCCGTGGTGTTAGAGTCAATGGTATTCCCCGAGCCCGTTATTGGTTATGCTATCGAGCCTAAGAAGCAGGCTGATGCTGATAAACTGGGCATGGCGATTTCTAAATTGGTAGAGGAAGATCCTACACTGCGCGTAAATACAGATCAGGAAACTGGTCAGACTATCCTTCGCGGAATGGGTGAACTTCACCTGGAAATCATCATCGACCGTTTGAAACGCGAATTCAAAGTAGAGATCAACCAGGGTGCTCCCCAGGTGGCTTACAAAGAGGCGCTTACCAAATCGGTTGAACATAAAGAAGTTTACAAGAAGCAGACTGGTGGTCGTGGTAAGTTTGCCGATATCTTATTTGAAATCGGGCCGCGCGAACTTGGTCCTGAAGATAAACCAGGTCTTGAGTTTGAGAATGACATCGTTGGTGGTGTTATCCCTCGCGAATTCATCCCTGCCATTCAGAAAGGATTTGAGCAATCGATGGTTAACGGACCATTGGCGGGCTATCCAATCGACTCAATGAAAGTGCGTTTGTTCCACGGCTCTTACCATGATGTGGACTCGGATTCATTGTCATTCGAATTGGCTGCGCGTATTGGTTTCAAAGAAGCAGCAGCGAAATGCGGTCCGCAATTACTGGAGCCGATCATGGCAGTGGAAGTTATTTCACCTGATGAATACACTGGTTCTGTAACCGGAGATCTTAACCGCAGACGCGGATTGATGAAGGGCATGGACACTCGTGGTGGTGCCCAGGTGATCAAGGCGGATGTGCCGTTGTCTGAATTGTTCGGCTATGTGACCGACCTTCGTACGATTACGTCAGGGCGTGCCTCGGCATCTCTTACGTTCTCACACTACTCACCGGTTCCTCGTAACTTGGCTGAGAAAGTAATTGAAGAAGTAAAAGGAGCAGCTTTAGCTAAATAG
- the lipA gene encoding lipoyl synthase yields the protein MIELPVISSEYKKRKPDWLRVKLPIGPEYAKVRKLVDENKLHTICESGNCPNMGECWGAGTATFMILGNICTRSCTFCAVATGRPTEYDLDEPQRVADAIKKMGVKHAVITSVNRDELKDRGAEVWYQTVVQTKQLSPATTIETLIPDTKGNWEALYRMIDGGQEVVSHNMETVGRLYRIVRPQAKYERSLEQIKRIREAGKRTKSGIMLGVGETKEEVFKAMDDLATNGLMILTLGQYLQPTKMHLEVAEFIHPDTFAMYKEEGMKRGLKYVEAGPLVRSSYHAERHVNVPM from the coding sequence ATGATAGAACTTCCTGTCATATCGTCTGAATATAAAAAGCGCAAACCAGATTGGCTTCGCGTGAAACTCCCCATCGGTCCGGAATATGCCAAAGTGCGTAAGCTGGTCGATGAGAATAAGCTTCACACCATTTGCGAAAGCGGGAATTGCCCGAACATGGGTGAGTGCTGGGGGGCAGGTACAGCCACATTCATGATCCTGGGAAATATTTGTACCCGGAGCTGCACGTTTTGTGCAGTGGCAACGGGCAGACCTACCGAGTATGACCTGGATGAGCCGCAGCGCGTTGCGGATGCTATAAAGAAAATGGGAGTAAAGCATGCAGTGATTACTTCTGTGAATCGTGATGAATTGAAAGACCGCGGTGCGGAAGTCTGGTACCAGACTGTAGTGCAAACCAAACAACTTAGCCCCGCCACCACCATTGAAACATTGATTCCCGACACCAAGGGAAACTGGGAGGCTCTCTACCGCATGATTGATGGTGGACAGGAAGTGGTAAGCCACAACATGGAAACCGTGGGCCGCCTTTACAGAATAGTAAGGCCACAGGCAAAATACGAACGCAGTCTTGAGCAGATCAAACGCATTCGCGAAGCAGGCAAGCGCACGAAAAGCGGAATTATGCTTGGCGTGGGTGAAACAAAAGAAGAAGTCTTCAAGGCAATGGATGACCTTGCCACCAATGGCTTGATGATCCTGACCCTGGGCCAATATCTGCAACCGACCAAAATGCATCTCGAAGTAGCAGAGTTTATTCATCCGGATACTTTTGCCATGTACAAAGAAGAGGGGATGAAACGCGGACTTAAATACGTGGAGGCTGGCCCACTCGTTCGTTCGTCTTATCATGCCGAGCGTCACGTCAACGTACCGATGTAG
- the rsmG gene encoding ribosomal RNA small subunit methyltransferase G, whose protein sequence is MGALYKEWNEKINVVSRKDIENIYINHVLHSLGIAKVMQFNKGAQVMDVGTGGGFPGIPLAILFPETEFYLVDSIGKKITVVKEVASALNLKNVRAEQVRAEQVKQKFDFVVSRAVTRMKEFYRWVQNSIKPKSTHTLDNGILYLKGGDLDEELDELKRPYSLYNLPDYFKEDFFETKKVVYMPVH, encoded by the coding sequence GTGGGTGCGCTTTACAAAGAATGGAATGAGAAGATCAATGTCGTTTCACGCAAAGACATTGAAAACATCTATATCAATCACGTGCTTCACTCGCTCGGAATCGCGAAAGTGATGCAGTTCAATAAAGGCGCACAAGTTATGGATGTGGGTACCGGTGGTGGTTTTCCCGGAATACCTCTCGCTATTTTGTTCCCGGAAACCGAGTTTTATTTAGTTGATTCAATTGGAAAGAAAATCACGGTCGTCAAAGAAGTAGCTTCAGCACTCAACCTTAAAAATGTGAGGGCAGAACAAGTCAGGGCGGAACAGGTGAAACAAAAATTTGATTTTGTGGTGAGTCGTGCCGTTACTCGGATGAAAGAATTTTACAGATGGGTGCAAAACAGTATAAAGCCGAAATCAACACACACCCTTGACAATGGAATACTTTACCTGAAGGGTGGTGATCTTGATGAAGAATTGGATGAACTAAAAAGACCTTATAGCCTTTACAACCTGCCTGATTATTTCAAAGAAGATTTTTTTGAAACGAAGAAAGTGGTGTACATGCCCGTTCACTAA
- the rpsJ gene encoding 30S ribosomal protein S10 — protein sequence MNQKIRIKLKSYDHNLVDKSSEKIVRAVKATGAVVSGPIPLPTEKEKFTVLRSPHVNKKSREQFQLCTYKRLVDIYSGSPKTVDALMKLELPSGVDVEIKV from the coding sequence ATGAACCAAAAAATCAGAATTAAGCTCAAGTCGTACGATCACAATCTCGTAGACAAATCATCCGAGAAAATTGTGCGTGCTGTAAAAGCAACAGGAGCCGTAGTAAGCGGACCTATTCCGTTGCCTACTGAAAAAGAGAAATTCACGGTATTGCGCTCTCCGCACGTGAACAAAAAATCACGTGAGCAATTCCAGCTTTGTACCTACAAGCGTCTCGTTGATATCTATTCTGGCAGTCCTAAAACAGTAGATGCCTTGATGAAACTTGAGCTCCCTAGCGGTGTTGATGTAGAGATCAAAGTGTAG
- the gcvH gene encoding glycine cleavage system H protein yields MNIPAELKYTKDHEWIKIEGSTATVGITEFAQGELGDIVYVDVSTAGQELNQHDVFGTVEAVKTVSDLFLPLSGKITEFNKSLESAPEKVNSDPYGAGWMIKIAIKNASETGSLLTAAQYKELIGK; encoded by the coding sequence ATGAATATTCCTGCAGAACTCAAGTACACCAAAGACCACGAATGGATAAAGATTGAAGGCTCAACAGCAACCGTTGGGATCACCGAATTTGCGCAAGGCGAATTGGGTGACATCGTTTATGTTGACGTATCTACCGCGGGCCAGGAATTGAATCAGCATGATGTATTTGGTACAGTGGAAGCCGTGAAAACTGTTTCGGACTTGTTCCTGCCTCTTTCTGGAAAAATCACTGAATTCAATAAATCGCTGGAGTCTGCTCCTGAAAAAGTGAACAGCGATCCTTATGGTGCAGGTTGGATGATCAAAATTGCCATCAAAAATGCCTCTGAAACCGGTAGCCTGCTCACAGCTGCCCAGTACAAAGAACTTATTGGAAAGTAG
- the rpsG gene encoding 30S ribosomal protein S7: protein MRKAKPKKRYLLPDPKFSDTLVTKFVNYMMEQGKKSVAYGIFYDAIEQVEKKAGGEPGLDVWKRAMNNVMPAVEVKSRRVGGATFQVPVEIRPERKINLSIKWLIDYARARGEKTMMDKLAAEIMAASKGEGAAIKKKDDTHRMAEANKAFSHFRF from the coding sequence ATGAGAAAAGCAAAACCTAAGAAAAGATATCTTCTTCCTGATCCTAAGTTCAGCGATACTTTGGTGACCAAATTCGTGAACTACATGATGGAACAGGGCAAAAAGAGTGTAGCCTACGGAATTTTCTATGACGCCATTGAGCAGGTAGAGAAAAAAGCGGGTGGCGAGCCTGGTCTTGATGTATGGAAACGTGCTATGAATAATGTAATGCCTGCTGTGGAAGTAAAAAGCCGCAGGGTAGGTGGTGCAACATTCCAGGTGCCGGTAGAAATCAGGCCTGAACGTAAAATCAACCTTTCTATCAAATGGTTGATTGATTATGCTCGTGCCCGTGGTGAAAAGACAATGATGGATAAGCTTGCTGCTGAAATCATGGCTGCCTCTAAAGGCGAAGGTGCTGCGATCAAGAAGAAAGACGATACTCACCGCATGGCTGAAGCAAACAAGGCATTCTCACACTTTAGATTTTAA
- the crcB gene encoding putative fluoride ion transporter CrcB translates to MKNLPDIALVFGGGGLGSVVRFLLGRWVSSGHTYNFPYGTLIVNVVACFFLGFVVGLADHRQIISPASRLFWTVGFCGGFSTFSTFSAETLNLIQGGFHFSSFTYVISSLVLCLAATLAGIYLAGNS, encoded by the coding sequence ATGAAAAACCTGCCGGACATCGCTCTTGTTTTTGGAGGTGGAGGCCTCGGGAGTGTAGTTCGGTTTCTGCTGGGCCGTTGGGTTAGCAGCGGGCACACCTACAATTTTCCTTATGGGACACTTATTGTCAACGTAGTGGCCTGCTTCTTTTTAGGATTTGTTGTCGGACTGGCAGATCATCGCCAAATCATATCGCCAGCTTCACGCCTCTTTTGGACGGTTGGTTTCTGCGGAGGCTTCAGTACGTTCTCAACATTTAGTGCTGAGACATTGAATTTAATTCAGGGTGGCTTTCATTTTTCTTCTTTCACCTATGTCATCTCAAGCCTTGTACTTTGCCTGGCTGCGACTTTAGCGGGAATTTATCTTGCTGGAAATAGTTAG
- a CDS encoding bifunctional NAD(P)H-hydrate repair enzyme, giving the protein MLKILSTLQIKELDQSTIEHEPVTPIDLMERACQAFIQWFIKYVPVYKKVGIVCGTGNNGGDGLGIARLLKERGYSVTVWIVRGEMNETDSFKINLKRLPEKLPMIEITRLTDSEAFKDCHVLIDAVLGSGLSRPAQGIYAQVISCINQSDAMRIAVDIPSGLFADAPSQGDIVQANHTVSFQVPKLAFFFAQNAKYVGSWHLVDIGLSEGFINNAKVKNQLVTEEDIRKIIQPREKFAHKGTFGHALIIAGSYGKMGACVLSAKAALRSGTGLLTVHVPSSGYLIIQTSVPEAMATVDTEENFFSTAPENLNYSAVGIGPGLGTNSETVKAFAKILKQFKKSMVIDADALNMLSQNPELIDLIPEGSILTPHPKEFERLAGSSANEFERLELLRSFASRTKSIVVLKGAYSAIASPDGQVYFNSTGNPGMATGGSGDVLTGILTGLLSQGYSSLHTALMGIYLHGLAGDLASIDLSQEGLIASDLINFLPLAFRKIAPTER; this is encoded by the coding sequence ATGCTCAAGATTCTTTCCACACTACAGATCAAAGAACTTGATCAATCTACAATTGAGCACGAACCGGTTACTCCAATCGATTTAATGGAACGCGCCTGTCAGGCGTTTATTCAATGGTTCATCAAATATGTTCCGGTCTATAAAAAAGTAGGGATCGTTTGTGGAACGGGAAACAATGGTGGAGATGGACTTGGCATTGCGCGACTGCTAAAAGAGAGGGGTTATTCCGTTACTGTTTGGATTGTGCGAGGTGAGATGAATGAAACCGATAGTTTCAAAATCAACCTGAAGCGGCTGCCGGAAAAATTACCAATGATCGAAATCACCCGACTCACAGATTCTGAGGCCTTCAAGGATTGTCATGTACTGATTGATGCTGTTTTGGGTTCTGGGCTTTCACGTCCGGCACAAGGAATTTACGCACAGGTAATTTCATGTATCAACCAATCCGATGCAATGCGCATAGCGGTGGATATTCCTTCAGGTCTGTTTGCCGATGCTCCTTCACAAGGCGACATTGTCCAAGCTAATCACACCGTTTCATTTCAGGTGCCGAAGCTGGCTTTCTTTTTCGCACAGAATGCGAAGTATGTCGGCAGCTGGCACCTCGTAGATATCGGGCTGAGTGAGGGGTTTATAAACAATGCGAAAGTAAAAAACCAATTGGTCACTGAAGAGGACATCAGAAAGATCATCCAGCCTCGTGAAAAGTTTGCACATAAAGGAACTTTTGGTCATGCATTGATCATTGCCGGTTCGTATGGAAAAATGGGTGCATGTGTGTTAAGTGCTAAGGCTGCTTTACGTTCGGGTACGGGGTTGTTGACCGTTCATGTTCCCTCCTCGGGTTACTTGATAATTCAAACGTCAGTACCTGAAGCCATGGCTACGGTTGACACAGAGGAGAATTTCTTTTCAACTGCACCAGAAAACCTAAACTATTCAGCCGTTGGTATTGGCCCCGGGTTGGGCACCAATTCGGAGACTGTAAAAGCTTTTGCCAAAATTTTAAAGCAATTCAAAAAATCAATGGTAATCGATGCGGATGCTTTGAATATGCTTTCACAAAATCCTGAGCTCATTGATCTCATTCCGGAAGGAAGCATACTTACGCCTCATCCAAAAGAGTTCGAGCGACTTGCCGGAAGTTCAGCAAATGAATTCGAGCGTCTCGAATTGTTGCGAAGTTTTGCCTCAAGAACAAAATCAATTGTTGTTTTGAAGGGAGCCTACTCCGCTATTGCTTCGCCAGACGGACAAGTGTATTTCAATTCAACTGGCAACCCGGGAATGGCCACCGGCGGGAGTGGTGACGTGCTTACAGGAATACTCACCGGGCTTCTGTCGCAAGGTTATTCATCACTGCATACCGCCCTGATGGGGATATACCTCCACGGGCTCGCTGGAGACCTCGCATCAATCGATTTAAGCCAGGAAGGCTTGATAGCCAGCGATCTAATAAATTTTTTGCCCCTTGCCTTCCGGAAAATAGCGCCCACGGAACGGTAA
- the rpsL gene encoding 30S ribosomal protein S12, translating into MPTIQQLVRNGRTKLTFKSKSPALDSSPQRRGVCTRVYTTTPKKPNSAMRKVARVRLTNGKEVNAYIPGEGHNLQEHSIVLIRGGRVKDLPGVRYHIVRGALDTAGVNGRLQSRSKYGAKRPKAGAAAAAAKGAPAKGKK; encoded by the coding sequence ATGCCTACCATTCAGCAACTTGTGAGGAACGGAAGAACTAAACTGACGTTCAAGTCAAAGTCTCCGGCCCTCGATTCATCGCCTCAACGCAGAGGTGTGTGCACTCGTGTGTACACCACTACGCCAAAAAAACCTAACTCGGCTATGCGTAAGGTAGCCCGTGTTCGTCTTACCAATGGTAAAGAAGTGAACGCTTACATCCCTGGCGAAGGCCATAATCTGCAGGAGCACTCAATCGTGCTTATCCGCGGAGGCCGTGTTAAGGATCTTCCAGGTGTTCGTTACCACATCGTACGTGGTGCGCTGGATACTGCTGGTGTAAACGGAAGATTGCAGAGCCGTTCTAAATATGGAGCAAAACGTCCTAAGGCCGGTGCTGCTGCCGCTGCAGCTAAAGGTGCACCCGCTAAAGGAAAAAAATAA
- the pbpE gene encoding penicillin-binding protein 4* yields the protein MKAIVKWMFAVIFLIGCTGKEKTNLKSFSKKLDSLMATVLDFSGVILVAENGKPVYHKPFGFANRETNQKVDTASIFELASVSKQFTAMLIAMLSEEKKLNYDDPVEKYLPGLPYPGITIRHLLNHTSGLPDYQKIMDENWDKTKVATNKDILEYLKKFHPPMLFKPNEKYLYSNTGYILLGSIVEKASGEDFIAFASKRIFQPVAMSSTDIRNKTQKEAISNFAKGYIYVPEKKRYVLADSFPSSNYTIWLGARKGPGRVSSTTSDLLKWDRALRTEKLVSLKTLNEIFAPAKLNNDSVSNYGFGWVLRTNSPLGKTVYHMGDNPGYKTEIILGLDQDKTIIVLCNNAHEKFNDLLKAIEQLTARN from the coding sequence ATGAAAGCTATCGTAAAATGGATGTTCGCGGTAATTTTTCTCATCGGCTGTACCGGCAAGGAAAAGACTAACCTCAAATCGTTTTCAAAAAAACTGGATTCCCTGATGGCCACCGTACTTGATTTTAGCGGGGTGATCCTGGTGGCTGAAAACGGAAAGCCTGTTTACCACAAACCGTTTGGCTTTGCTAACCGGGAGACTAATCAGAAAGTCGACACCGCTTCTATTTTTGAATTGGCGTCTGTGTCCAAGCAATTTACAGCTATGCTAATTGCCATGTTGAGCGAGGAGAAGAAACTGAACTATGACGACCCGGTTGAAAAATATCTTCCCGGACTTCCCTATCCCGGCATTACGATACGTCATTTGCTTAACCACACTTCCGGTTTGCCCGATTACCAAAAGATCATGGACGAGAATTGGGACAAAACCAAAGTGGCAACCAACAAAGACATTCTCGAATACCTGAAGAAATTTCATCCCCCGATGTTGTTCAAGCCTAATGAAAAATATTTGTACAGCAACACTGGCTACATTCTTTTGGGAAGTATAGTCGAAAAAGCATCGGGCGAGGATTTCATAGCGTTTGCCAGTAAACGCATCTTTCAGCCCGTTGCCATGAGTTCGACAGATATCCGGAATAAAACTCAGAAGGAAGCGATTTCAAATTTTGCAAAAGGCTACATCTACGTTCCGGAGAAGAAGAGATATGTTTTGGCGGATTCGTTTCCATCTTCAAACTACACGATCTGGCTTGGCGCCCGGAAAGGCCCGGGGAGAGTGAGTTCCACCACCTCAGACTTATTGAAATGGGATCGGGCGTTACGAACCGAGAAATTAGTAAGTCTAAAAACGTTGAATGAAATTTTTGCCCCTGCTAAGCTCAACAATGACTCGGTATCGAATTACGGATTTGGATGGGTATTGAGAACCAATTCGCCTTTAGGCAAGACGGTTTATCACATGGGTGACAATCCCGGCTACAAAACAGAAATCATTCTCGGACTTGACCAAGACAAAACCATCATTGTGTTGTGTAACAATGCTCACGAAAAATTTAATGACTTGCTGAAAGCGATTGAACAACTGACCGCCAGGAATTGA